Proteins encoded by one window of Sardina pilchardus chromosome 7, fSarPil1.1, whole genome shotgun sequence:
- the ocstamp gene encoding osteoclast stimulatory transmembrane protein — protein sequence MANNVSTLTNTLKCTSESVVSSLLNSSDVMNVVKQELIGVVETYKAASSYVQSLRSFDHVTRVNVSMVTRRFRDTARRLKEDFLRARGQLTSLKTYAHRLLAAILVLHLLFSAGRYLHAYVTALDFDNVYVTPRLRRLAAERGVPLTAGQLRDGVDATGYRLSRREMWECVPPLVLVTLHLLLCVVLVALDFLVYRVVSAGRPWLLDIPDTNITLSVNYKIHVCVPGVCLVANCCSDGLVFNRTYRWPVHMGSAVCRTSALPSAPDRGVLLLLTLLFMLSYVLAVLQVYVRRVRRAVAASFFPRQEERRNDFLLRKLLAKQSGRVFTIATADTASSGTERTTRQQQTHAYPPLRLQLPQHPNKQKHIRM from the exons ATGGCCAACAACGTCAGCACGCTCACCAACACACTCAAGTGCACCTCAGAG AGTGTGGTGTCCAGCCTGCTGAACTCCTCGGACGTGATGAACGTGGTGAAGCAGGAGCTGATCGGCGTGGTGGAGACGTACAAAGCCGCGTCCAGCTACGTCCAGAGCCTGCGCAGCTTCGACCACGTCACGCGTGTCAACGTCTCCATGGTGACGCGGCGTTTCCGCGACACCGCCCGCCGTCTGAAGGAGGACTTCCTGCGCGCGCGGGGTCAGCTGACCTCGCTCAAGACCTACGCCCACCGCCtgctggcggccatcttggtccTGCACCTTCTCTTTAGCGCCGGACGCTACCTCCACGCCTACGTGACCGCGCTGGACTTCGACAACGTCTATGTGACGCCCAGGCTGCGCCGGCTGGCGGCCGAGCGAGGGGTCCCGCTGACGGCCGGTCAGCTGCGGGACGGAGTGGACGCCACGGGCTACCGGCTGAGCCGGCGGGagatgtgggagtgtgtgccgCCGCTGGTGCTGGTCACTCTgcacctgctgctgtgtgtggtgctggtggcgCTGGACTTCCTGGTTTACCGAGTGGTCAGCGCCGGCCGGCCCTGGCTGCTGGACATCCCCGACACCAACATCACGCTCAGCGTCAACTACAAg atacatgtgtgtgttccaggcgTGTGTCTGGTGGCAAACTGCTGTTCGGACGGTCTGGTGTTTAATCGAACATACCGCTGGCCCGTGCATATGGGGTCTGCTGTCTGCCGGACCTCAGCGTTGCCGTCGGCGCCGGATAGAGGCGTTCTGCTCCTGCTGACTCTGCTGTTCATGCTGAGCTACGTGCTGGCCGTC CTGCAGGTGTACGTGCGGAGGGTGCGGCGGGCCGTAGCCGCCTCCTTCTTCCCGCGCCAGGAGGAACGCCGTAACGACTTCCTGCTCCGCAAGCTGCTGGCCAAGCAGAGCGGGCGCGTCTTCACCATAGCGACGGCAGACACGGCGAGCAGTGGAACTGAGAGGACGACGCGACAACAACAAACGCACGCGTATCCGCCGCTGAGGCTGCAACTGCCACAACATCCAAACAAACAGAAGCACATCAGGATGTGA